The nucleotide sequence tttttttcttttggatgggCCTAGCCTCTTTGGGCCTTAGGCCTTTTATATGCCCCCAGTTGCACCAATCACAGTTGCTCCAGACCCTGATCAGTGACAAATATCTTATCAAGCTGGGCCAGTCAGGGTTCCTCTCTGGAATGCTAAACCCAGAGACTGAGACAGATCTCTCTTTTCTTGGGAGGGTCTCCAAAAGGCAATGCTGTACACCTGGAGCTGTCTGCTGTCATGCTTCTACCCTTTCCTACCCATTACATGGAGGAAACCAGTCTATTATACGGGAGAATGAAGCCAACACACAGAAACACAAGTGAGAGAGACGTTATATGAATTAGTGGAGTCCCTGAAATCTACTCCAATCCTGGACTTACAGGTCATAGCACCCAATAAATGCTTCAGCTATTTGCAGTTGTTTGGTACATGCCACCAGGAGAGTTCTAATTAAGATAAATTCATACCATCCATTAATAATCTAGTAACTCTCTTTCAACCTGAGCCAAATTCAAACAAAGTAAAGGATAAGCAGTGACCCATGGCCAACTTCCTATGTCATACTCTTCAAATTAACCATTCCTTGAagcattaaaacaacaatgaaacagCCTTCAAGAGCATGAAATACTTATTTATAAATCCAcataattcttattttgtttttaattatattaaacatattaGTAAATTCAGTTCTCCCAGATATTTGTTAATTCAACAATAACACAGAAATTCACAACAAATAAGAAATCAGACAGAAAAACTATTAGAAGCAAGGGATACATCTGATATTTTAGACTCTTCATAGAGGggattgtttccttttgtttctgttaAGTCTTCTGTCTTCACAGGGTGACTAAAATGTAGAGTAAGGTCACAAAGCAGTAACTGGGAGTGCTCTGTGTGAAATGAAACAGAAGACACTATATTGTAGCACATATGTCATAAGCAAATATTATAGCCTTAAGTTGCTATTTCCTAATTCCTAGTTTAATTTTTCCAAGTGATTATTGATCAAACCACAACTTAAGTGTACCCCATTTTGACTTAAAATCAGATTTATGTACTATAAAGTATGACATAAAAATTTACTGGAAGGGCTCTTAAGCCCAACTACTCAGCTATCTTACTAAACCACAACTTGATTTATTCAAATGATaacttttaaacttatttttatctaAGTTATACCATGCACatagtatttaatataattaGATACGTCTATGAGGCATATTACAAAAAATCGCAATTCCTATCTCCTAGAGGCAATCACTTTCAACCTGTTTTTAGCTCACTTTGTTTCtcttgcttttgttattttgtgtgtgtctgtgatttttttgggggggcgggtGCTGGTATTTACTGCCATATCTCTAAATGACAtgtttatttgattcttttttcaatttttcgtATTATCTGCTTCTGGCAACAAAAGATTAAGATACAACTCTTTCACTCATTCCCTATTCCTCCAACATACTTAGAGAAGTTTCGCTACctcaatatttaacatttaaatgttaattatataaaTACTCTTCACAGCAGAGTCTTTTAGTATAGTTCCCTTCCTGCAAGCTACCGCTCAATCACagttaataattgtttttctccCATTGCTCGATTATCAGGAATATATCCCAAGTGTCCCCCAGTTGAGAAAATCTCTTGGTATAAAGCCTTAGCTATTCTATTGTGGAATGTCTCCCCTCTTCTCGGGCCTTCTAATTTGCTCTAATTTGGACTGACTGCTCATTAGGACTGCTGCACAGCTCGTGTCTTGGGAATGCCCTTCACCATTATCCTAGGGACTCCCTTCACCCCTGCTTTCTGTGGAGTGCCCTTATGCCAGAATTCCTGTGTCTTTTGCTTTTTGATCTGCTTCCTTGTTTGGTGGAACACAGCCTCAGTAACTTCCTGAGGGAGTAAAATTCTATGTCTGAAAATTCCTTTCTCTACAATAATGCTCAACTAGTAGGTTGGCCAGCTATAGAAATCTGGGTTGGAAATCATATTTCTTCAGATTTCCAAAGGCATCACTGCATTGTCTTATAGCTTCCAGTGTTGCTACTGAGAATTTTCACATGATTCTAATTCTTAATCTTTGTTGTTTTCTCTTCAGAAGCTTTACAGATCTTTTTGTTCTCTCAGTATTCTGAAATTGCACAATATTGTGACTTGGTATGGGTCTATTTTCATCCACTGTATTTGGCTCTTTTGGTGTAGAAAATCCTGTCCATCAGCTCTAGGAAATTTTCTCAGatcatttctttaatgaattcCTCCTCATCCATTGtttatgttctctttttctaACACTCTTATTTATTGGATGTTGGACTTTCCTTCACTTATCTTGTTATCTCCCCACCCTCAAAACTTTCCCTCTCTGTTGTTTTGCTCTACACTCTAGGGGTActtcttcattttattcatttatcttttaaccCTTCTCTTGAGTTTTCATTTCCGCTATATCAcacttttaatttccaagagcttCTCTTGCTCTctagatactttttttttacattatcctGTCACTTTTCATGGATACAACATCTTCTCTTTATCTCTGTGGATATTAATGGTAATTTCTTGAAGTTTTCATCTCCtttcattatttctgtttcttccttattGGTTGcatccatttgtttgtgtctgcTTTTCATATTATATGCattcctcaaatatttgttgtGCCATAGTTGTTCGTTCTTATTTAAGACTGTGACACTAAAGAGGTTCTTGGAAGCACTATGCCTATGGTAGTCAATACTGTGGCTGGGTTATTTTGTTGGAAGAACCTCTGCTATAAGTATCTTTAGGTTTCTTCTTTTAGGCTGGTTagattcctgaaagaaaaatCTGCTTTGGGGGTATAAATCTGGCTGCCAGTGTTTTGGTAGCcacatgaggaaaaaaattgccAGAGGTCTTGTAATTCAGTATGTAAACTGGTTTTAATATTCTTGTTTTCAGTACAGTACTCTCCCTCAACTTGTGGCTAGTAGCTCCAGGCCAGAGATGCCTTGTTTTAACCTTGAGTCTTCTGTCACAGAGAAGGGATAGGCTGCCTGGCTCTGTGGGGGGCAGAAGAGACCACAGGGATCTACAACCCTTTAAACATTTCACTAGTCCTCCTGTTATTAGCTGCACTTTACCACCACTATACCACCACTTCCAGAGCATTCTGGTGCCACCATGTCTTGAGCTGTAGGGGCTATTTGTTGGCTTTACTCCACCAGGTTAGGGTTCAGATTTTAGGACTTTAGGATTCAGAGTTGTCTGTTTGCTTccatttgctttctgttttattgttATCGCTTCTTGGGAACTCTTTACCTTGtggatttttgtctctttaaaatcacttaaatttAAATGTCAGGCTTACCACTGACTAGTTAGTTGCTTGATCCTGAGAAAGTTAATCTTGCTCTTTTCACATCCGTAAATGCCAATAGTAATAGTTCCTACCTCGTAGAGTTGTTATTGACAATTAAGTGAGTTCATTTATACAAAGCTCTTAGAAGAGTGCCTAGATTATAGTAAGTGCTGTGTTAGCCAGTGACATTATTATTTGGCAGAGGAAGTGAGGGTACATGGAATGTTCAGTCAGTCCTGTGTTTTTACCGGAAGTCTATCCTCCTAGTCTAGCTTGACAGGCCCCTTATATCCTAACTGCCTGACCTACCCACACAACTACTCAGGAACACAtctatcatatttattatttctattttacttcatGAAGGAATACTCCCCAAAGTAGAACAATTAGATCATCAAGTGTGGGAGGAATCTAAAGCTTCTCTAATTGTTTTAAAAGGGTTCAAGCATCCAgaaccatttattcatttaataaacattttctaagAATTCAtcaaggcactgtgttaagtgctaGAATACTCTCAAGGAGCTTAGAGTTGACCAGGGCTAGGAAAAGTAAGTAAATATGCAATTATAAAATAGTGTGTTAAGTCATAGGAAAGGGTAGCAAGGATAACACACTGGCTCAAAAAAAGTTTTCCAATGTTAAGTGACCTCAACTAATAAGAAGCAGTTAACCTGGTGTGGTGGAGGTGGGGTGTAGCCATGTGATTTCAGAAAGAGATGTATGTGTTAAGGTAGAGATGCAAAAGAGAGCCAATAGTTCAGTATGGCTGGAGCATAGAATGTGCAGGGAAGAAGTAAGATTAAGGGACTAGAGGCAGGGTCTGATCTCAAGAGGTCATACATAGTCCATTCTAGGAGGTTTGGACTTCATCCTGAAGACAATGGTGAGCCAAAGAGGATTTTCTGCAGATTTATGTTTTGGAAAAAGTGTCTTCACTTTAGTGTTGAGACTGGATTTGAGAGATGATGAATTAAGCAAAGCTAATCAGATTTCTTTACATCAGACTCTTGAAAGCCTTTGTTAATATGCGCTGTGAATTTGTGAGAGAAATATATAGCATAAAGCACTTCTCAAACTTATCTGAGGTAACAACATGGACTCTGTTTCATTGCATGCCATCTTCTGACAGCTCTTGAGACAGCAGGGTTCACAAATCAAAGTCTGAGAAATGCTGCCGGAGGGAGAGAATGTGGAAAAGCATAACAGGCACTCACTATTTGGTGCCTAATTAACAGTCACTCCTCTCTTCTTGGTGGCACAACTTGATTTCATCTGAGGTattcctctccccagctccagctAAGTCCTGACTGGTCCAAACTGGTCTTGGTAGTCCCAGTCCCCTTGGCCATGGCTGCTGTAGGCATCTGCATGTGGATGCAAATCTAGCCAACGAAAGGAAAGCACAAATGTGCTGGAGAAATCTGAGAAAAGGCTTATAGACACAGACAAATATAGTGTCTGCATATGGCCACCTCTGAAGATAATGACCATGAGGAGTGATAAAGACAGTAAATGAGACAGagcaaaaagatggaaagaaccaGGTCCCTGATGAAATCTTTAAACCTATGAATTAACTTTAGGGCTGCCCTACCTTGCATCTTCTTGTTATTCCATATTGCATAAGTCATGTTAAGTTGCTATTTTGTAACTTATAGCTCAAGGCCTCATAACAGACATAGAAGCTATCTTTAAATATTCAAGAGTTGTTATGAGAAGAATAACTACATAGTCAGAGTAGTTTTCATGGTTAGAAATAGGACTCACAGGTGACTAGGAAGACAGATTTCGGCCAGTTCACAAGAAGGAATTGTCTAAAATGGAATGAGTTGACTGGTGAGATAAGAAGTTCCCCAACATAAGAAATGTTTGGGCAGAGATAGATTATTCCGAGAAATATTCAATCACAGAAATGTTACATGCCTGGAATTAAAGAATACATCTGTGAGGTGAGTGACTAAACATTATGACCTATAATGTCTGATCCTACTctataaatctatttaaaatgaaGACGCCTAAATCACAGAAtcaaatttatagtttttaatttgtaataaaccTTGGAGGCTTAGTAAGAATTTATGGATAAAGACACTGAATTTTGCAGAATGTGACACAACTTCACTGTAATGGTGTgttgaagggaaggaaaagaagtaaatttAGAGAGCTTACTTAGACAACATGATGAGCTTATTAGCGTCAGAGATGGGAATTCAGGTCTGCTAACTTGTGGATCAAACATAATTCATCTGTAGAGATCTAGGTCATATTGCAAGGCAAACCTCTcttaagaaatagagaaatccTAATTAGTGGGCAAAATTCAGTTATACCCCTGCAGAAGCACAAATTGgctctgctatttattttataacaacACATAAACATTTTAACCTAGTGATTCAATACTTACCTTTCATCTTCTTCAACTCTAGAGAAATTGTGTGAATGTTTTTAATTATGGCTTCCACATTTAGCTTATGATCAGTAACATTATTCTTAAGCAtctgattttaaaagagaaacgAAAACAATGTATAAATGCCAAATATTtatgtgtactttaaaaatacttaaattttaagtatttataaaagaaaatgttatttcagaAGTGAAATAATTGTTGAAATGAGACTTTATAAATATAGTTAGAATTCTACATAGAAAGGCaacaatttgttatatttttccaaCTAAAACTTAAGCCCCAACTAGAATTCTTAGGatgaggtttctttttaaatcaaaccACATCCACAAGATGGAGCTCGTAATGGAAATAAAGATGTCCCCTTTTCAGAAAGCCTCAGCACTTATAAACACCACCTTACAGTTTAGCAATCATGTCAAATCTCTAATTTTATGTAAGTCAGTGTCTATTTCTAACTTATTCTTGAATGACAGGGCCCATGTGTGATTTAAGAACACAGTAAAACTCAAAATAAGATTTGATTATAATTCATTAACTATGAGGATGACAAAATGGCTACTTTAGATTTGGGAGTTAGGATAACACACATGTTAATTTTGGTTAGCTGAAAGGTATAAATTAACACATTACTATGTTAATATATACACAGCACACGTACTTAACCAATTGTGTCAGATACAAATATATGGAGAGCTGGTTCGCCAGAAACTAACCTTAAGCCATTCAAATTTCTCAAAATGACTTGAAAAACTAAGCCTCAGTGAACACCGAACTCCAGCAGTGTGAAAGGTGGGCAATAGTGGGTCAGGCTGCTTGTCCCAACAAACTAACCTTTAAGTCAGTCCTTGTCTCTGCCTTTTCCTGAACAGGAGGAATTTGTCCAATTTCTCTCACTCCAGAGCcactgtaaaagaaataatcttGTTTTCCAGACATCGGTGAATAAAATACACTTCAGTCTACCTCTAAGCCCCTGTACCTTAAAAACAGAGTGTCAGCTCTTTCTTGCGCATGCCAGACCAAAAGATTCAAATTTGAGGGCAAAGGaaagatgactttaaaaaaagGAGAGGCGGAGAGAGGCGGGAGGTTGGAATTAAAGAactttagaaatgaggaaaaaatacacaaaaataaaaactatattaaaaaaaaaacaggagtgAAGTAGAAACTAAATAACTAGACAAATGTCCAGGACAGGGGCCACTCCCCACTGGGGGTCTGGCCACCGAGGCCCCCGAGTGCCCCGGGGGTGGGAGGCGGCGGTCAGAGGGCACAGCGGCGACTGACGGACCGGAGACGGGGCAGGCCTGGGTCAAGCGCTCTCCGGGGAGCCCAGCCAGGCCATCGCGCAGGGACAGGGGAGGCCGGTCAAAGGGCACTTCACCGGGACGTGAGAAGCCGAGAAGCGGAGACCAGGCTCcgggggcaggagcaggggtcAGAGGGCAAGATGGAGGCTGAAGGCACCGACGCCGCTAAAGCGCCACCCTGAGCCAGAGGACGCCGCTCAAGTCCCCAACGCTGAGGAACATTATTGCCACCGCAGTTCCTATTCCAAAGGCCAAGCGCTCCTTGTCCTCTTCCACGGCCCAACCGCCACCCTGGAGGAGCCCCAGATCTTACGAACCTGCAGCGCGGCCGGAGCCCAACGGCAGCTCAACGGCTGAAGGCGGCGCCCCCGGCACCTGGAAGTTTCCATGGTCCTCACCTCCCAAACCGGATTGGGACAACGTAAAACACACTCAGAGTGACCGGGCCTGCTGACAACCACTGGGCCTGCCCGCCCCCAACCCACCACCTCGGCCAACCACCCCCTCCCGACCCAACTGACACAACAGGGCACCCCAGGCCTGCGGGCTGCGATGGGGGACCCACAGGCCACAGGGCCGGCGCCCCTGGGGTGGCTGAAGATGGAGCCTCGGGCAGCCTGGACCTATCAACAGTCCTCATCCTCCCAGGCCAGATTAGGAAACTTCAAAACCGCATAACACTCATGACCTACCAGGCCAACAGTCACCTAGGTTATGGAGGTGGGGTGGGCGAGTGGCCAGTGATAGAGAAGTAGCGCGTCCTGATTGGCCAGCTTCTAGTCTTGCTTGACCAGCTTCTcatcctgattggccagtttctcGTGGCTCCTGGGCGGTGACGTCCCAGGCAAGGCCTAACGGAGTAGGTTCCGGAAGCCAGACTGCAAGTGACTCTCGCGGCTGCATGGGCCGAGAGGTGCTGGTGTTTCCCGCCTCCTATGCGCCCGGCACTGTTCAAGGTGGTTTACAACTGTCATCAGCATTTAATTTGCACAGAATAGCGGTGGGATTAAGGCCAGATTTAGGACTGAAACTGCTTGGGTTTGAAGTCTACTCCGTCACTTGTTTAGTTAGCTCTTTAGATGCAGATAAGGGATGTAACTGGAGTGCAAATGCTCTCACCCATCATATGGGGTGATAATAACTGCCTTCTAGtgttattgtgagggttaagtgagataatgcatcGGAAGTGCTCGGTGGATTACAAGTGCCCCATAAAGGTTAGCTATTATCATTCCTATaaatttttacagatgagtaaagaGATGAGTTGAGACATGTACGGTGGTTTTTTGCCAAGAGGAAAAACTGGGATTCAAGCCATCTTTTCTTGTTTCCAAGAGGAATCTCTGCCACAACAACCTTTGAGTCTGGCCCAAAGACTTCTCTTGGTGCCCAGGGGAATTGGGGAGCTTAGGCCTCCAGCATAAGGCCCTACACAACACGCCTgtgccttctctgtgcctcccctACAGCACACACCAGCTTTCCCAACCATAGTCTTCCTGACGACCCACGTCACAATGTCTGTTGGTTATTTTATATCCAATTACCTTTATTTCAACACTGTAGGATTTGTTGTCGGCTGCAGAGTTATACAGATGAGGAGCGACAGAAGAGGGCTGAGTTTCAGTCCTAATGAtaactagctatgtgatcttggaaaagagtatcttcctttttctgagcctcagtttccccagagaGGGTTGGGATAGACCAATATTTCCTAAATTTCACTCATTGTTGGACCACTGTTACGACTGCTTGCCATAACCATGTACTGCCTGTATCATtactacatttatattttaaatttacttccttttaaaatttaaatttacttaaaaatctttatatcactagtataaatggaagaaaatataaacagaagataattagaaaaatacagagaaaggaaataagacacattttaaataatctagGTACACTTGCACCTTGACAGCTGAATATTTTTTGGTAAAATGGGTTCTTATTAAGTGTTAGAATAAGTGCTAAAGACAGTCTAGCACAAACTGAGACTTTCTTCTTGATATGGTCAGAGTGGTTGAAAGAGGAATAGCTGTTGCTGTGTGAGTACATGTTGTTTAATGCCTGTGCACCACATAAACACATCACTCATATCACTAGTGGGACATGCCCCACACTTAGGGAATCCAGGAGTAGATGCTCTCCAGTAATCCTTCCCCATCAAAAACTCCTTAAGTCTCAATGttctatatgtgtttttcaaaatttctggAGGCAGTCTTCCTAAGTTAACCCTGCTCAGCCCCGCAGTTTCATACCAGTCTCTCAGCCAATACTTCCctcacttaaaattttaaatttgaacacTTGCTAGTGTCTGCCTTTTGTGATGTGTGCTGAGctttttttaatctaattccCTGAGTGATAAGTAAGGGGTAAAGAGAGGTGCAGACCAGGGAACAAACATTCTTTGGGCACTCACTGTGCATCATGAGTTATGTTAAAAGAGCTTTAATCTCACAACTCTCTGAAGTAGCTGGTATCCCAGTGAAACCTAAAAAGAAGTGCTGAAGCTCGGAGTGCTTAGTTCCTGCTCAGGGGTACAGGGCCAAGGAAGGGCAGAGCCCAGATTCACATCCTGTGTGTGTCACTCCGGGtccttctgttctttcctctGCACCGCATTGTTTTCTAGACCAGACTGTCATCTGCTATGTGCTGAACCATGTCCCCTCATATTCACAGGTTGAAATCTGAAtccccagtaccttagaatgGGACTGCAGTTGGAGATAGGGTCTGTAAAGAGCTGATTATGTTAAAATGGGGGCGTAAGGGTGGATCCTAATTTAAtctgattggtgtccttataagaagagaaaatttggacacaaagaGAGACCCCAGGGATGTGTGTAAACAGAGTAAAGACCATAGGAGGACGTagagagaagatggccatctgcaagccatgGAGAGAAGCCTCAGGAAAAAATCAGCCCTGCCAATATTTtcgttgtttaagccaccctgtttgtggcattttgttacagcagccctagcaaactaatataccaTCTCTTGAGATAGTACATCATGGTTCCCAAATACTTTGGGTTTCCTAGATCATTGAATTTAAACGTATATGTAGTAATGCATACACGCAACATAGGGGAGACCAGAATAGAATGAATAGCATTTATTTCCTGAATTAAGGACATTAACaatacaaaacaagcaaacagaacTGACTTCActgtttttataaaagcaaagataatttaacatcaaaacagaaggaagaaaataaaaggagaaaggtTATAATTTCAGAGTAAGACTAGCTTGACAAAAAGCTTATGGGGTGTATGTTTCCTGCCTACTCTTATTTTGATGCAGACAAGTGAAAACTTCTTCACCTGAGACCTGCATGATTTCACAAACATGTTTGGAAACTCCCTGGACATTTCAGCAGGAGAAAATAAGGTGTTTAGgagaagtatatttttaaaagtagatggGTGAGATAGCATTAAGACTGGGAATTCTAAAAATCAAgtattgggggtgggggctgggtgggatgCGGTATCCTATTGTCCCAAGCACACTGAACCCATTTCGGGGTCTATCAGGAGTTTGCAGGAATGTCCCTGCTCCACTACCTGTGGACTAGGATCCTCCTTACAGGACTCGCAGGACTTTTGCTAGAATCTAAAGGCCTTCCCCCCATCCAGAATACTGATTACTTCTTATGAATAGATGCAAACTACTGTCATTGGAAAAGATCATCATTAAGCCGTTAATCAGTCACAGAGAAGAATcaactttgcatttctttctggCTTTGTACAACACCTCTGGACACAAATTTGGGAGGTAACAACACAAGCACATGCTTAGATCATTACCTGAAGAGCATGACCAGCAACCAAGAGATTAAGAAAATTCCTGTGTATCCAGACAAGCAATGCTTTCCCCACTGCCAGTCACATAAAGGAAGCAAGAAGCAAGGAGAGGAATCCTGCCACCATGGTGGAAGTGAAAGCTGAGTGCCCTGCCTGCTGTTGTCTTCAAGCAGCTGATGTTACACTAGACACAGTCATTTTCTTTTGCTCCGTGGGAGACACTTCTGAAACACAGAAAGATGTTATTAATGAAAATGCACATTGCTTCCAGGCTAACTGAAGTGTTTTTACTTCTAATTAAGAAATTACTGTTCTGAACCAACATTTCCCTCTGAATAGGGTTGCCGGAGAAAATACAGGGCACCACTTAAATACAAATTCTAGAAcaacaaaagataattttttagtgtatgtCCTGTGTGTTGTATTAAAACACTTATAAtcaaaatgtattcattgtttatctgagattcaaatttaactagataccctgtattttttatttgctaaatttggtAACTCTAAACACTTCAACcatgagaaaagaaagcaaacagtGTGAAGCCTTGTAGATTTAGTAGGTATGGAAACCAAGAGAATGTTAAAGTTTTCCACCATGATGTCCAAAATATTAACACAGATAGACTTACTGTGCTGGAATTGGGCGCTCCTCGTCCTTCAGCACCCCTGGGATGGAAGAGGGAAGCCAGTGCTTTGAGACAGCAGATGGACGGATGCTGACGGTATTCAACATGGCACTGTTTTTTGACAGTTGCTTGCTCTGCCCTTTTGTCTGAAGACTCTGTGCTTAGCTGTTTAGAAGATGCCTTCTAAAATGCAAGGCATATTCACGACACAAGTTATGTGTATTTCCAAAGATCCACCAATCAGAGAATACCTGTCTCTGCTCcaaaattaaatatgtttctaGCTCTGTCATGTCAGCTGTCCATTCCCCAACAATACCACCTCTGTTTATTAAAGGCATAGATCCTGATGAGATGACGTCGCCCCCTGGGCAttgctgccccccgcccccatgcTGCCCCCTCGCTGGCCACGCAATGAAGAATGAGCCTGTTTATCAAAAGACATATTATGTTCATGAAGTCAATTCCAGTAGAATATAAGTGTGCTCTCACCTTTTGTTATGAAAAAGAGAATTAATGTGTGCATAAAAGCAAGTTTAGAAGAATacacaccaaaatgttaacaatggttaTTAGCATTAAGGATGATGAGATCTAaggatgattttatttctttgtgtttgtttatttatttagcctAGCTGTAATTTTAACCCCACCCCCCTTGTCTCTATTTTAAACTCTCAGGGCATTTCTCTGCATGGTGCATCGGCCACTGTAAAGCAGAGCTGCTCAGACTTTACAGCGCACAGCAATTACCTGGGGAGCTTGTGAAGATGCAGATTCTGGGGCCCAACTCAAAGACTCCGATTTAGTCAATGTAAGGTGAGGCTCCCTGAATATGCGCTTCAACCCTTCCCCCTTCCAGGTTAGCCCAGGTGTgtcctggaccacactttgaggcaCGCTGACTGACTGACTTACAGCTTCATCACACATCTACATGTCTCCAACACATGACTGCAATTGAAACTTACTTTGGCTATTGACGCCAGAATTCAGttggcttttttccctttaaatgtttatataattttagcCATAAACAACGTCCACTTAACTGGAGAGGAAAACGTTTGGGGTGGACGGCCTCCCCGGGCACAGCAGAACACAGAGACTCAATGTCTGCTTCCTTctctgaggagggaggagggagatgggcaTCCCGGCTTCGAGTTCTTTCTAATTTAGGTCTTTATTTGTTCGGTTTCCTagcttgtgtttgttttgttttgctttcagtCTCAGCTGTCACT is from Eulemur rufifrons isolate Redbay chromosome 10, OSU_ERuf_1, whole genome shotgun sequence and encodes:
- the C10H5orf58 gene encoding putative uncharacterized protein C5orf58 homolog codes for the protein MLKNNVTDHKLNVEAIIKNIHTISLELKKMKEHSQLLLCDLTLHFSHPVKTEDLTETKGNNPLYEESKISDVSLASNSFSV